A single region of the Vicia villosa cultivar HV-30 ecotype Madison, WI linkage group LG4, Vvil1.0, whole genome shotgun sequence genome encodes:
- the LOC131598526 gene encoding PKS-NRPS hybrid synthetase cheA-like: protein MEVPLQICRKNETAIDTTDVFTTSQRFVTREEVIRWVKETGINNKVTVIIARSDTETGKRGRSNKVIFACDKGGKYKDKSETQSATKRCGCPFKIRSTPAKDGSGWKVDVKCGVHNHGLPDRLEGHSFVGRLTTDEKQHVADLTKRHVPPRHILTSLQERDPENVTRITQIYKHKSVIEAEIRGPRSEIQHLLKLIEEANYVYWSRKRDDCEVVRDIFWAHPDSVKLLNLFPTVLIMDATYKTNKYRQPLFEIVGMTSTELTFAVAFAYMECEQTESYIWVLDKLKQLFVKKDVVPQVILTDRDLALMKAVEVVFPTTHNLLCRFHINQNVGMKYKEYVMKDMRETIGTLWKDVVWASNEVEYGVRLQYLEQACFACTNFLDYVKNTWLIPHRQRFVGAWINLVLHFGNTTTNRVESAHWKLKQMLGNSLGDMVKVWEAMNSNLKIQIGNIRASFQKSFYEVEHAHISPFYDNLRGSVSRAALRRIAEELSRLDYVLNSRETCGYTMRTSYGLPCACEMGRSIVVGIPLQIESVHLQWRILSMEGDLPLDEEAGSEVDMNNAIDELWRRFKSLDVVGKRALKSRVCEIAYPTTTSLCPPPEKIKTKGGVKRKGKKPVGYDVYRDPSGFEYADLASQCHILPRLFGLSLSEVRNGLLIDHVGFQPPEKWLTLPEMGYLIANRYNIILVLLGNPCLTFFPMTTTFSPSAPTYCIGLVNRNHYLRVNMKEGFPLPPVTVDWMKFRLQVATSWMLGFAGRLQHWHHLTPMLPSRVNID, encoded by the exons ATGGAAGTTCCGCTCCAAATTTGTCGGAAAAACGAGACAGCTATAGATACCACTGATGTTTTCACAACTTCACAGAGATTTGTCACACGGGAAGAAGTTATCCGCTGGGTTAAAGAGACCGGAATCAACAATAAAGTGACTGTTATCATAGCGCGTTCAGACACTGAAACAGGCAAAAGAGGAAGAAGTAACAAAGTTATATTTGCGTGCGATAAAGGTGGAAAATATAAGGATAAAAGTGAGACTCAAAGTGCTACTAAGAGATGTGGATGTCCATTCAAAATCAGATCGACTCCGGCAAAAGATGGGTCTGGATGGAAGGTTGATGTAAAatgtggagttcataatcatggTTTACCAGATAGATTAGAAGGCCATTCATTTGTTGGTAGGTTGACAACAGATGAGAAGCAGCATGTTGCTGATTTGACAAAGAGACATGTTCCGCCTAGACACATATTGACTTCCTTGCAAGAGCGAGATCCTGAGAACGTCACTCGGATCACGCAAATATACAAGCATAAAAGTGTGATTGAAGCGGAGATAAGAGGTCCAAGAAGTGAGATACAACATTTGCTTAAGCTTATAGAGGAGGCGAACTATGTTTATTGGAGTAGGAAACGGGATGATtgtgaagttgtgagagatattttttgggcTCATCCAGATTCGGTAAAGTTGCTGAATCTTTTTCCTACTGTCTTGATTATGGACGCCACTTATAAGACCAACAAATATAGACAACCTCTGTTTGAAATAGTTGGTATGACATCGACCGAGTTGACATTTGCGGTTGCATTTGCTTATATGGAGTGTGAGCAGACAGAGAGTTATATTTGGGTCTTGGATAAGCTGAAGcaattgtttgtgaagaaagatgTGGTTCCACAAGTGATTTTGACGGATAGAGATCTTGCTTTGATGAAAGCAGTTGAAGTTGTTTTTCCTACGACGCATAACTTGCTATGTCGCTTTCATATTAACCAAAATGTTGGGATGAAATACAAGGAATATGTGATGAAAGACATGCGAGAGACGATAGGCACATTGTGGAAAGATGTTGTATGGGCTAGTAATGAGGTTGAGTATGGTGTACGGTTGCAATATCTTGAACAAGCATGCTTTGCTTGTACTAACTTCCTCGATTACGTGAAGAACACTTGGTTGATCCCACATAGGCAAAGATTTGTAGGCGCATGGATTAATCTAGTGCTTCATTTTGGTAACACCACGACAAATCG GGTTGAATCTGCACATTGGAAGCTAAAGCAGATGTTAGGAAACAGCCTTGGTGACATGGTCAAAGTttgggaagctatgaattctAACCTAAAAATCCAAATAGGTAACATTCGAGCTTCGTTTCAAAAAAGTTTTTATGAGGTTGAGCACGCACACATTAGTCCATTTTATGATAATTTGCGTGGTTCAGTATCGAGAGCTGCTTTGAGACGCATTGCAGAAGAGTTATCGAGGCTTGATTATGTGTTAAATAGTAGGGAAACATGTGGTTATACTATGAGAACAAGTTATGGGCTACCTTGTGCTTGTGAGATGGGAAGATCGATTGTTGTTGGAATCCCATTACAAATAGAAAGTGTTCATCTTCAATGGAGGATACTATCTatggaaggtgacttgcctttagATGAGGAAGCTGGTTCGGAGGTTGATATGAAtaatgcaattgatgaattgtggaGAAGGTTTAAATCACTAGATGTTGTTGGAAAAAGAGCATTGAAAAGTAGGGTTTGTGAAATTGCATATCCCACAACAACTTCATTGTGTCCACCACCtgagaaaataaaaactaaaggcGGAGTGAAGAGGAAAGGGAAGAAACCAGTTGGGTATGATGTTTATAGGGATCCTTCAGGTTTTGAGTATGCTGATCTGGCGTCTCAAT GCCATATATTACCGAGATTGTTCGGTCTAAGTTTATCCGAAGTGAGAAATGGATTGTTGATAGATCATGTTGGTTTTCAACCACCGGAGAAATGGTTGACACTACCAGAGATGGGTTATTTGATAGCGAATCGGTATAACATTATTCTTGTGCTGCTTGGTAACCCTTGCTTGACCTTTTTTCCTATGACAACAACATTTTCTCCAAGTGCTCCTACATATTGCATTGGCCTTGTCAACAGGAATCATTATCTTCgg GTTAATATGAAAGAAGGCTTCCCGCTGCCACCCGTCACGGTAGATTGGATGAAGTTTCGTCTTCAAGTGGCGACATCTTGGATGTTAGGATTTGCTGGACGTCTTCAACATTGGCATCATCTTACGCCTATGTTACCATCACGTGTTAATATAGATTAA
- the LOC131598527 gene encoding protein MAIN-LIKE 1-like: protein MRTLGPDGRPHTRRRRDEAGSSNPPPQPVGYPGGPSDLSLLVRYQDHVARRLWYGEERGSKKELKVAGHGTKLQERVPQQLPPEIEAIVSRSGLASLQRTSLTKIDVNLVSAFVERWHVETSSFHMPFGEMTITLDDVACLLHLPINGMFWYPDEHVTEQVAVDLGCELLGVDRHAMAVHVCSCRGAYYSLQWLYDRFVQYRAAGSWTYATRAYLMMLVGSTIFADKTFTLVEARYLLLFRDLRGLGSYSWASAALATLYRHLGDASMFSCKQLGGYPTLLQCWIHEYFPTLGRKGENWRSDNQGLPRAMRWFYRQGAIKVDAYRPILDQLTPTDVIWRPFEDHRPHIAFNELSLYRGFLVWGDIHVLYLPDRCLRQFGIRQYIPPAPPADTLSNDEIAVEWIGYHQSVTDVIRGTEAVGYPHETVDGYLEWYYRVSHPQVVPPPPSERREVPVPVFDAGPADPDWARASTLVRRYLRQVEAEEDDVAYADLFEVLRIADEH, encoded by the exons atgCGTACACTTGGACCAGACGGGAGACCACATACCCGCCGCCGCCGCGACGAAGCTGGTTCCTCTAACCCACCACCACAGCCAGTTGGATATCCTGGTGGACCATCAGATTTATCTTTACTTGTTCGATATCAAGACCATGTTGCTCGCCGGTTATGGTACGGAGAG gaaagagGCTCTAAAAAGGAGCTTAAAGTTGCTGGGCACGGGACGAAGCTCCAGGAGAGAGTGCCTCAGCAGCTCCCACCTGAGATTGAGGCTATCGTGTCTAGGTCAGGTCTGGCTTCTCTTCAGAGAACTAGCCTGACCAAGATAGACGTTAATCTCGTCTCAGCATTTGTGGAGAGGTGGCATGTTGAGACTTCGTCGTTTCACATGCCATTTGGTGAAATGACGATTACTTTAGATGATGTTGCGTGCCTGCTCCATTTGCCTATCAATGGTATGTTCTGGTATCCTGATGAGCATGTCACAGAGCAGGTGGCTGTTGATCTTGGCTGTGAGTTATTGGGAGTGGATAGACATGCCATGGCTGTACATGTGTGTTCTTGCAGGGGAGCTTATTACTCACTGCAGTGGCTGTATGACAGATTCGTGCAGTACCGTGCTGCTGGTAGTTGGACTTACGCGACCAGGGCATATCTGATGATGTTGGTAGGTTCTACCATTTTTGCGGATAAGACATTTACCCTGGTTGAGGCCCGATATTTGCTATTGTTTAGAGATCTACGTGGGCTTGGTTCATACAGTTGGGCATCAGCGGCACTGGCCACTCTTTATCGCCACCTTGGGGATGCATCTATGTTTAGTTGCAAGCAACTCGGTGGATATCCTACTCTTCTACag TGTTGGATACATGAGTACTTTCCTACTCTGGGAAGGAAAGGAGAAAATTGGCGGTCAGACAACCAAGGGCTTCCGAGGGCGATGAGATGGTTCTACAGACAGGGGGCCATCAAGGTGGATGCATATAGACCGATATTGGATCAGCTGACACCTACAGACGTCATATGGCGTCCATTCGAGGATCATCGACCTCATATTGCTTTTAACGAGCTATCTTTATACAGAGGTTTCCTTGTTTGGGGTGACATACATGTGTTGTACTTACCCGATAGGTGTCTTCGCCAGTTTGGTATTCGCCAGTATATCCCGCCTGCACCTCCTGCTGATACGCTCAGCAACGATGAGATTGCTGTGGAGTGGATTGGTTATCACCAGAGCGTGACAGATGTGATTAGAGGTACGGAGGCGGTGGGATACCCTCATGAGACGGTGGATGGATATTTAGAGTGGTATTACCGTGTGTCTCATCCTCAGGTTGTGCCGCCCCCACCTAGTGAGCGTAGAGAGGTTCCAGTTCCTGTCTTTGATGCAGGACCAGCTGATCCAGATTGGGCTCGTGCCTCCACACTGGTTCGCCGTTATCTCCGGCAGGTAGAGGCCGAGGAGGATGATGTCGCGTATGCTGACTTATTTGAGGTGTTGCGCATCGCCGATGAGCATTGA
- the LOC131596380 gene encoding uncharacterized protein LOC131596380: MATSSISMSLPLPQATHKNLTTPFSKPLPFPQAKKTLVNNSTSKSNLVGIQASLKDQTVKGLTAFALTASMVIPDVAHAAGNDFSPSLKNFLLSIAAGGVVLTAILGAVIGVSNFDPVKRT, translated from the coding sequence ATGGCTACATCTTCAATTTCAATGTCTTTACCACTACCCCAAGCCACACACAAAAACCTCACAACACCCTTCTCAAAACCCTTACCCTTTCCACAAGCAAAGAAGACACTAGTCAACAATTCAACTTCAAAATCCAATCTTGTTGGAATTCAAGCATCATTGAAAGACCAAACAGTGAAGGGTCTAACAGCTTTTGCGTTGACAGCTTCTATGGTCATTCCAGATGTTGCCCATGCAGCTGGAAATGACTTTTCACCTTCTCTTAAGAACTTTTTACTTAGCATTGCTGCTGGTGGTGTTGTTCTTACAGCTATTTTAGGTGCTGTTATTGGTGTTTCCAACTTTGATCCTGTTAAGAGAACTTAA